One genomic segment of Theobroma cacao cultivar B97-61/B2 chromosome 6, Criollo_cocoa_genome_V2, whole genome shotgun sequence includes these proteins:
- the LOC18595557 gene encoding pentatricopeptide repeat-containing protein At3g61360: MLLLLKMKGSSQLIQIPKTNLSLFLSVASKSSSSLPLSSEIKTEIERITRIINDHPFPDEPLQPTLLQQIPPIALSVSFVESVLGRLFAAHSNGLKALEFFKYSFHYSQLTPSVDAFEKTLHILTRMRYFDKAWELMIEMGHTHPYLLTLKSMSIMLAKIAKFQSYEDTLKAFKRMETDVFVGRNFSTDEFNVLLRAFCSQREIKEARSVFQKMHSRFSPDTKTMNILLLGFKESGNVAAMELFFHDMVRRGFKPNSMTYNIRIDAYCKKGCLGDGLRLLEEMEQVHCLPTLETITTLIHGAGVARNMPKAKQLFDEIPKRNLQPDVGAYNALISSLIRSRDIKSAIELMDEMERKQIEYDGLTYHTMFLGMMKLSGIEGVCELYYKMTQRNFIPKTRTVVMLMKYFCENQNLDLGLNLWDYLVEKGYCPHSHALDLLVTGLCSRGRLPEAFECCKQMLERGRHMSESVYRMIQRFLKQYDEMDKLMDLDRMIMKLQSVLPSSRGQAIGSTC; the protein is encoded by the coding sequence atgcttttattattgaaaatgaaGGGATCTAGTCAACTTATTCAAATTCCAAAAACcaatctctctctttttctctctgttGCTTCTAAATCATCCAGCTCATTACCTCTATCCTCTGAAATAAAAactgaaattgaaagaatcaCCAGAATCATCAATGACCATCCATTTCCTGATGAACCACTTCAACCTACCCTTCTCCAGCAGATCCCACCCATTGCCCTTTCTGTATCTTTTGTGGAGAGTGTTCTTGGTCGACTCTTTGCAGCACACTCAAATGGTCTGAAAGCCTTGGAGTTCTTCAAGTATTCCTTCCACTATTCTCAGCTTACTCCAAGCGTGGACGCTTTTGAAAAGACGCTCCACATCCTCACACGCATGCGCTATTTTGATAAAGCTTGGGAATTGATGATAGAAATGGGACACACACACCCTTACTTGCTTACCCTTAAATCAATGAGCATCATGTTAGCAAAAATTGCAAAGTTCCAATCCTATGAAGATACCCTTAAAGCATTCAAAAGGATGGAGACTGATGTTTTTGTTGGGAGAAATTTTAGTACTGATGAGTTCAATGTCCTCCTTCGAGCTTTTTGCTCACAGAGGGAGATCAAGGAGGCCAGATCAGTATTCCAAAAGATGCATTCTCGATTTTCTCCTGATACCAAGACCATGAATATTCTGCTTTTGGGATTCAAGGAATCAGGCAATGTTGCTGCAATGGAACTTTTTTTCCATGACATGGTTCGAAGAGGTTTCAAGCCTAACAGTATGACATATAACATTCGGATTGATGCTTACTGTAAAAAGGGATGTTTGGGGGATGGTCTGCGACTTCTTGAAGAAATGGAACAGGTCCACTGCTTGCCTACACTTGAAACAATCACTACTTTGATTCATGGAGCTGGAGTTGCTCGAAATATGCCAAAGGCAAAGCAGTTGTTTGATGAAATTCCCAAAAGGAATTTACAACCAGATGTTGGAGCTTATAATGCTTTGATCAGTTCTCTTATTAGGTCCAGAGATATAAAGTCTGCGATTGAATTGATGGATGAAATGGAGAGGAAGCAGATTGAGTATGATGGTTTGACGTATCATACAATGTTTTTAGGAATGATGAAGTTGAGTGGTATTGAGGGAGTTTGTGAGCTTTACTATAAAATGACACAGAGAAATTTCATTCCTAAGACCCGAACAGTGGTGATGctaatgaaatatttttgtgaaaatCAGAATCTGgatttgggtttaaatttGTGGGATTATCTAGTAGAGAAAGGGTATTGTCCTCATAGTCATGCATTGGATCTTTTAGTAACAGGATTGTGCTCCCGAGGACGGTTGCCAGAAGCATTTGAATGCTGCAAgcaaatgttggagagaggaAGGCATATGAGTGAATCAGTATATCGTATGATtcaaagatttttaaagcagTATGATGAGATGGACAAGTTGATGGACCTCGACAGGATGATAATGAAACTGCAATCTGTTTTGCCTTCATCTAGAGGGCAAGCTATTGGTTCCACATGCTGA